A genomic window from Excalfactoria chinensis isolate bCotChi1 chromosome 18, bCotChi1.hap2, whole genome shotgun sequence includes:
- the REXO4 gene encoding RNA exonuclease 4: MAKADPEAAAGGKGRRRKTQRGTGQQAGMAAQKGPKVTTVAALPRSPQEFSSNWKALQELLKQKASASNETLPSSQTYTKKQHPLKEGNGHQVPAGTGDQNVLKPKSTNKKDRGPNAHSPPLAKVKPKKAATDKNSKPKHTDKRAKSSTDGDAPMAEPKGRRAEKDKNVNGTKSDGKGCKEKRKNGCIEKEKSDVKHKKRKAEGKAEQPKEPDIWFDDVDPKDIEAAIGPEAAEVARRKMGLETGQPKRTLEQVLVKEKSSGGLTRAVAMDCEMVGVGPNGEDSIVARVSIVNRFGKCIYDKYVKPTEEVTDYRTAVSGIRPEHLKTGEDFKTVQKEVADILNGRILVGHALHNDLKVLFLDHPKKKMRDTQKYKPFRQRVMCARPSLKLLCDRILDVKVQTSEHCSIQDAQAAMRLYTLEKKKWEAALKNKSKVKP, translated from the exons ATGGCGAAAGCGGATCCCGAGGCGGCGGCCGGTGGGAAGGGCCGGAGGAGGAAAACCCAGCGAGGCACCGGGCAGCAGGCGGGGATGGCCGCGCAGAAAGGCCCGAAGGTGACGACGGTGGCGGCCCTACCCCGCAGCCCGCAGGAGTTCTCCTCCAACTGGAAGGCGCTGCAGGAG CTACTGAAGCAGAAGGCAAGCGCCTCGAATGAGACCCTGCCTTCATCTCAAACATACACCAAGAAGCAGCATCCACTCAAAGAGGGAAACGGCCATCAGGTTCCAGCTGGCACTGGGGATCAAAACGTGTTGAAACCCAAATCCACAAATAAAAAGGACAGGGGTCCGAATGCACACAGCCCTCCTTTGGCCAAGGTGAAACCCAAGAAGGCTGCAACTGACAAGAATTCAAAGCCTAAACACACAGATAAGAGGGCCAAGAGTTCCACTGATGGCGACGCTCCTATGGCTGAGCCCAAAGGCAGGAGGGCTGAAAAGGACAAGAATGTGAATGGCACCAAAAGCGATGGGAAgggctgcaaagagaaaaggaaaaacggCTGCATTGAAAAGGAGAAGAGCGACGTGAAACATAAGAAGAGGAAAGCTGAAGGTAAAGCAGAGCAGCCCAAAGA GCCTGACATCTGGTTTGATGATGTTGATCCAAAAGATATCGAAGCAGCAATAGGACCTGAAGCAGCAGAAGTTGCTAGAAGGAAAATGGGACTTGAAACAGGCCAACCCAAACGGACTTTGGAGCAGGTGCTGGTTAAAGAGAAGTCTTCTGGAGG ccttacaAGAGCTGTAGCTATGGACTGTGAGATGGTGGGAGTGGGACCCAACGGCGAAGACAGCATTGTGGCTCGTGTGTCCATTGTGAACCGGTTTGGAAAGTGCATTTATGACAAGTATGTCAAGCCTACAGAAGAGGTGACGGATTACAGGACAGCTGTTAGCGGCATACGACCTGAGCATCTAAAGACAG GTGAAGACTTTAAAACAGTTCAGAAGGAGGTCGCTGATATCTTGAATGGAAGGATATTAGTTGGGCATGCATTACACAATGACCTAAAG GTCTTATTCCTTGATCATCCTAAGAAGAAAATGCGCGACACGCAAAAATACAAACCTTTCAGACAGAGAGTCATG TGCGCACGGCCATCGTTGAAGCTGCTCTGTGATAGAATTCTAGATGTTAAAGTGCAGACATCAGAGCACTGCTCG attcaGGATGCACAAGCAGCTATGAGACTGTACAccttagagaaaaagaaatgggaagctGCTCTTAAGAACAAATCTAAAGTCAAACCGTGA